A region from the Helcococcus ovis genome encodes:
- a CDS encoding Fur family transcriptional regulator, whose protein sequence is MDILKNHGLKSTKTRLTILELLEKNSPLSAEQIYENLKDEKIKISSIYRNLSTFLEAGLVLKSVGMDNISYYQLNSSHHKHQLICTNCKKTIIIDDCPIHKIEKELEKNTGFKITSHNFEFSGICEDCQKNIK, encoded by the coding sequence ATGGATATTTTAAAAAATCATGGCTTAAAGTCAACTAAAACGAGATTAACAATATTAGAATTACTAGAAAAAAATTCGCCATTAAGTGCTGAACAAATTTATGAAAATTTAAAAGATGAAAAGATTAAAATCTCTTCTATATATAGAAATTTATCTACTTTTTTAGAGGCAGGATTAGTATTGAAATCAGTCGGTATGGACAATATTTCCTACTACCAACTTAATTCAAGTCATCACAAACATCAATTAATTTGTACAAACTGTAAAAAAACTATAATTATTGATGACTGCCCTATTCACAAAATTGAAAAGGAATTAGAAAAAAATACAGGATTTAAAATTACATCTCATAATTTTGAATTTTCAGGTATATGTGAAGATTGTCAAAAAAATATAAAATAA
- the topA gene encoding type I DNA topoisomerase, with the protein MAKNLIIVESPTKAKTIGKFLGKNYKIMASVGHLRDLPKSRMGVDVENNFEPEYINVRGKASTINAIKAEAKKVDNVYLASDPDREGEAIAWHLAFLLDLDLKEKNRVVFPEITKETVKEAIKHPRAINLNLVDAQQARRILDRIVGYKLSPILWKKVKNGLSAGRVQSAALKLIIDRENEIRKFIPEEYWSIDFVATHNKIDFTGDFIGEYIDNKIKNIKLTNENDVDNIISKIDKDNFKIIDKDVKEKSRKPYEPFTTSTLQQEASKRIYFSTSKTMSVAQQLYEGINVGEGSVGLISYMRTDSTRLSNGIIDEAISYINENYGKEYASKGRSYNKKKSGSQDAHEAVRVSSIYRTPEKIRDYLTTDQYKLYRLIWERTLASQMKDSKYLSTRYDFESNGILFRANGSIVTFDGFSKVWTIADKKVELPNFEIGDVFSASKINKEKHFTKPKARFTEASLVKELEKNGIGRPSTYSSIIKSLLSRYYVEFEEKSLVPTEIGFTVIELLLQYFKTIINEDFTAEMENSLDKIEESDVEWRKLIKDFYDKFDELLKKAENSSKDFEIKDKPTGEKCPECGEDLLYKKGRNGDFIGCSNFPKCTFTKNIVKELGIVCPKCGGKIIEKISKRGKVFYGCENYPQCDWASWDKPTGEKCAECGDLMVHRKNRKMDAIICNNENCIRNK; encoded by the coding sequence GTGGCTAAAAATTTAATTATTGTAGAATCACCTACAAAGGCTAAAACAATTGGAAAATTTTTAGGAAAAAATTATAAGATAATGGCTTCAGTTGGGCATTTAAGAGATCTTCCAAAAAGTAGGATGGGTGTAGATGTTGAAAACAATTTTGAACCGGAATATATTAATGTAAGAGGAAAAGCTTCAACAATAAATGCAATAAAAGCAGAAGCAAAAAAAGTAGATAATGTTTATCTTGCATCTGATCCTGATAGAGAGGGTGAAGCAATAGCATGGCATTTAGCATTTTTATTGGATTTAGATTTGAAAGAAAAAAATAGAGTTGTATTTCCGGAAATTACAAAAGAAACAGTAAAAGAGGCAATCAAACATCCACGTGCAATTAATTTAAATCTTGTTGATGCACAACAAGCAAGAAGAATACTTGATAGAATTGTAGGTTATAAACTTTCTCCGATTTTATGGAAAAAAGTTAAAAACGGTTTATCAGCAGGAAGAGTTCAATCAGCTGCATTGAAACTTATAATTGATCGTGAAAATGAAATAAGAAAGTTTATTCCAGAAGAATATTGGAGTATAGATTTTGTTGCAACTCATAACAAAATTGATTTCACTGGGGATTTTATTGGAGAATATATAGATAACAAAATTAAAAATATTAAATTAACTAATGAAAATGATGTTGATAATATAATATCTAAAATAGATAAGGACAATTTTAAGATTATTGATAAGGATGTAAAGGAAAAAAGTAGAAAACCATACGAACCTTTTACTACATCAACATTACAACAAGAAGCATCTAAAAGAATATACTTTTCAACTTCAAAAACGATGTCTGTTGCACAACAACTATACGAAGGGATAAATGTTGGTGAAGGATCTGTTGGACTAATATCATATATGAGAACAGATTCTACAAGACTTTCAAATGGGATAATTGATGAAGCAATTTCATATATTAATGAAAATTATGGTAAAGAATATGCTTCAAAAGGAAGGTCATATAATAAGAAGAAAAGTGGTTCACAGGATGCCCATGAAGCTGTAAGAGTTTCATCAATTTATAGGACACCTGAAAAAATAAGAGATTATTTAACTACTGATCAATATAAATTATATAGATTAATATGGGAAAGAACACTTGCATCACAAATGAAAGATAGTAAATATTTATCTACTAGATATGATTTTGAAAGCAATGGTATTTTATTTAGAGCAAATGGTTCGATAGTTACTTTTGATGGATTTTCAAAAGTTTGGACCATTGCTGATAAAAAAGTTGAGCTTCCTAATTTTGAAATTGGAGATGTATTTTCAGCATCTAAAATTAATAAGGAAAAGCATTTTACAAAACCAAAGGCTAGATTTACAGAAGCTTCATTAGTGAAGGAATTAGAAAAAAATGGTATTGGTAGACCTTCGACTTATTCATCAATAATTAAAAGTTTATTGAGTAGATATTATGTTGAATTTGAAGAAAAATCACTAGTACCTACAGAAATAGGATTTACTGTTATTGAATTATTATTACAATATTTCAAGACGATAATAAATGAAGATTTTACAGCTGAGATGGAAAATAGTTTAGATAAAATTGAAGAATCAGATGTTGAATGGAGAAAATTAATTAAAGATTTTTATGATAAATTTGATGAACTGTTGAAAAAAGCTGAAAATTCAAGTAAAGATTTTGAAATTAAAGATAAACCAACTGGAGAAAAATGTCCGGAATGTGGAGAAGACTTACTTTATAAAAAAGGAAGAAATGGAGATTTTATTGGTTGCTCTAATTTTCCTAAATGTACATTCACTAAAAACATTGTAAAAGAATTGGGTATAGTCTGTCCTAAATGTGGTGGAAAAATAATTGAAAAAATCTCAAAAAGAGGAAAAGTTTTTTATGGCTGTGAAAATTATCCTCAATGTGATTGGGCTTCTTGGGATAAACCAACAGGAGAAAAATGTGCAGAATGTGGTGATTTAATGGTTCATAGAAAAAATAGAAAAATGGATGCAATTATTTGCAATAATGAAAATTGTATAAGAAATAAATAA
- the ptsP gene encoding phosphoenolpyruvate--protein phosphotransferase, translated as MKYKGIAASDGVAMGKVYLFEKINLEISKHTIEKDKVEEEIEKVQKAINDYVYELENREVSSQAAKEVRDAHIELASDPALIDTTSDKIRGELINSEYALDSTIKEMVMVFEMMDDAYLKERAADYRDLGENVMYKLKGVKPNTLQVLDDDYIIVSKELTPTDTSTMDKDHVLGLAMDLGGKTSHSSIIAQTLGIPAIVGMKDITSKLKNDQFIILDAIEGTIIVDPDEETVNAYKKKFEIIKEDKAIAEKYKFAEAKTTDGKELEVVCNIGGLEDLKTGLKHGARGVGLFRTEFLYMESDEFPSEEKQFEVYKEAAEKLEGMPLIIRTLDIGGDKGLSYFEFPKEENPFLGWRALRVQFDKVDIMRDQLRAILRSSAYGNVKILLPMVISVAEIKKVQEYIETYKQELKLEGKKYDEDIQVGIMVETPASVFMARDLIKYCDFFSIGTNDLTQYILAADRGNEKISHLYDYFNPAVLRAIKQVIDASHEEGKWTGMCGSMSSDSLATYLLLGMGLDEFSVVSAKIGKLKSIINNTNLAEAEKFVQKVLSLDNINEIRALLKDKVEEF; from the coding sequence ATGAAATATAAAGGAATTGCGGCATCTGATGGCGTTGCCATGGGAAAAGTGTACTTATTTGAAAAAATTAATCTTGAAATAAGCAAACATACCATAGAAAAGGATAAAGTTGAAGAAGAAATTGAAAAAGTTCAAAAGGCTATAAATGATTATGTATATGAACTAGAAAATAGAGAAGTTTCTAGTCAGGCAGCAAAAGAAGTTAGGGATGCACATATTGAGCTTGCATCGGATCCGGCGTTAATTGATACAACTTCTGATAAAATTAGAGGTGAATTGATTAATTCAGAATATGCTTTAGATTCAACCATAAAAGAGATGGTTATGGTATTTGAAATGATGGATGATGCCTATTTAAAAGAAAGGGCTGCGGACTATAGAGATCTTGGAGAAAATGTAATGTATAAATTAAAAGGTGTAAAACCTAATACATTACAAGTTTTAGATGATGATTATATAATTGTTTCTAAAGAATTAACACCTACTGATACGTCTACAATGGATAAAGATCATGTATTAGGGTTGGCAATGGATTTAGGTGGTAAAACAAGCCATTCTTCAATAATTGCTCAAACTTTAGGTATACCTGCAATAGTAGGGATGAAAGATATAACTTCAAAATTAAAAAATGATCAATTTATAATTTTAGATGCTATTGAAGGTACAATAATTGTAGATCCTGATGAAGAAACGGTAAATGCTTATAAGAAGAAATTTGAAATAATTAAAGAAGATAAAGCAATAGCTGAAAAATATAAATTTGCTGAAGCTAAGACAACTGATGGAAAAGAATTAGAAGTTGTATGTAACATTGGTGGATTAGAAGATTTAAAAACTGGTCTAAAACATGGTGCTAGAGGAGTTGGTTTATTTAGAACAGAATTTTTATATATGGAATCAGATGAATTTCCATCAGAAGAAAAACAATTTGAAGTATATAAAGAAGCTGCAGAAAAATTAGAAGGAATGCCTTTAATTATTAGAACATTAGATATTGGTGGAGATAAAGGATTAAGTTATTTTGAATTTCCAAAAGAAGAAAATCCATTTTTAGGATGGAGAGCTCTTAGAGTGCAATTTGATAAAGTGGACATAATGAGAGATCAGTTAAGGGCTATTTTAAGGTCAAGTGCATATGGAAATGTTAAGATTTTATTACCTATGGTTATAAGTGTTGCTGAAATTAAAAAAGTTCAAGAATATATTGAAACATATAAACAAGAATTAAAATTAGAAGGTAAAAAATATGATGAAGATATCCAAGTTGGTATCATGGTAGAAACACCTGCATCTGTATTTATGGCAAGAGATTTGATTAAGTATTGTGACTTCTTTAGTATAGGTACAAATGACTTAACACAATATATTTTAGCGGCAGACAGGGGAAATGAAAAGATTTCACATTTATATGATTATTTTAATCCAGCTGTATTAAGAGCTATAAAACAAGTTATTGATGCTTCACATGAAGAAGGAAAGTGGACTGGTATGTGTGGGTCAATGTCTTCAGATAGTTTAGCTACTTATTTATTATTAGGTATGGGATTAGATGAATTTTCTGTTGTAAGTGCTAAAATTGGTAAATTAAAGAGCATAATTAATAATACTAATTTAGCTGAAGCTGAAAAATTTGTTCAAAAAGTATTATCACTGGATAATATTAATGAAATTAGAGCTTTACTAAAGGATAAAGTTGAAGAATTTTAA
- a CDS encoding metal ABC transporter permease: protein MFSYVFMQRAFIVGFFISIIIPLIGTVVVNRKTSTIGDALSHTTLSGLFLGILLGFNPIIGGIVISVLAAFSIEALRNKFPKNGDMATAIIMSCGIGLASILSDFIVAAQNFESFLFGSIIAITISDILIIFSVSIIVIAIFIYTYYGLMFISVDPTSARLSGVKVKQNNYLFTLLLAVTIALSARIAGILIISSLMVLPVATAMLIAKNYKQTVVISILLGMVYFFLGLTGAFYLKLKPGGSIIMTSVIGLILVIIYKYILTKNE from the coding sequence ATGTTTAGTTATGTATTTATGCAAAGAGCATTTATAGTTGGTTTTTTTATATCTATAATAATACCCCTTATTGGGACGGTAGTTGTAAACAGAAAAACATCAACAATTGGTGATGCATTATCACATACTACTCTTAGTGGATTATTTTTAGGTATATTACTAGGTTTTAACCCTATAATCGGAGGTATAGTAATAAGTGTATTAGCTGCATTTTCAATAGAAGCACTTAGAAATAAATTTCCAAAAAATGGAGATATGGCTACAGCTATTATTATGAGTTGTGGTATTGGATTGGCATCTATATTGTCAGATTTTATAGTTGCAGCACAAAATTTTGAGTCATTTTTATTTGGCTCAATAATAGCAATAACAATTTCTGACATTTTAATTATATTTTCAGTTTCGATTATTGTAATTGCTATATTTATTTATACCTATTATGGTTTGATGTTTATTTCTGTTGACCCGACGAGTGCTAGATTATCCGGAGTTAAAGTTAAACAAAATAATTATTTATTTACTTTATTATTAGCGGTTACAATAGCTCTTTCTGCAAGAATAGCCGGGATTTTAATTATTTCATCACTAATGGTTTTACCTGTTGCAACAGCGATGTTAATTGCTAAAAATTACAAGCAAACGGTAGTAATTTCAATTTTATTAGGCATGGTTTATTTTTTCTTAGGATTGACAGGAGCTTTTTATTTAAAACTTAAACCGGGTGGTTCAATAATTATGACATCAGTTATAGGATTGATACTTGTAATTATTTATAAATACATTTTAACTAAAAATGAATAG
- the dprA gene encoding DNA-processing protein DprA: MNSYKDIILFLNILNINNLRIRNFISEGLLNTFSEIRFENIDKLLFLTDKEKNNIKLNFKKFSLEDYKYKLEISGIKYVTILDENYPDRLRNIYNAPAIIYYKGNRNINFNNCLAVVGTRKPTEYGLWATKKIITELTGHDICIVSGMATGIDACAHNTAIENNIPTIGILASSLEIRYPKSNNYLYDKMQNELLISEFPLFTNPQKQNFIFRNRIISGLSFGTLIVQAAEKSGSLITAKYAIEQNRDLFVVPGNINSEYSKGCNNLIKFGAKMVQSGLDILEDIPFIKEINKINIINDNYNFSNKHLEVINVLSGNILSINNISNLTKINIGELYKIIFELESKNVVLNVKEDFYTLN; encoded by the coding sequence ATGAATTCATATAAAGACATAATTTTATTTTTAAATATATTAAATATTAATAATTTGAGAATCAGAAATTTTATAAGTGAGGGGCTTCTTAATACATTTTCAGAGATTAGGTTTGAAAATATTGATAAGCTCTTATTTTTAACTGATAAAGAAAAAAACAATATTAAATTAAATTTTAAAAAATTTAGTCTAGAGGACTATAAATATAAATTGGAAATTTCCGGAATAAAATATGTAACAATTTTAGATGAAAATTATCCCGATAGATTAAGAAATATTTATAATGCTCCGGCAATAATTTATTATAAAGGGAATAGAAATATTAATTTTAATAATTGTTTAGCTGTTGTAGGCACCAGAAAACCTACAGAATATGGTTTATGGGCGACTAAAAAAATAATTACAGAATTGACAGGACATGATATATGTATAGTATCTGGTATGGCAACCGGGATTGATGCATGTGCCCATAATACGGCAATTGAAAATAATATCCCTACAATAGGAATTTTAGCCTCATCCTTGGAAATTAGATATCCTAAATCAAATAATTATTTATATGATAAAATGCAAAATGAATTATTAATTTCAGAATTTCCATTATTTACAAATCCTCAAAAACAAAATTTTATTTTTAGAAATAGAATAATTTCTGGATTGTCATTTGGAACATTAATAGTACAAGCGGCTGAAAAAAGCGGATCGCTTATAACAGCTAAATACGCTATTGAACAAAATAGAGATTTATTTGTTGTTCCCGGAAATATTAACAGTGAATACTCTAAAGGTTGTAATAATCTGATTAAATTTGGAGCGAAAATGGTTCAATCAGGCTTGGATATATTAGAAGACATACCATTTATAAAAGAAATAAATAAAATTAATATAATTAATGATAATTATAACTTTTCAAATAAGCATTTAGAGGTTATAAATGTTTTGAGTGGTAATATTTTGAGTATAAATAATATATCTAATCTAACTAAAATTAATATTGGAGAATTATATAAAATAATTTTTGAATTAGAAAGTAAAAATGTAGTTTTAAATGTAAAGGAAGATTTTTATACATTAAATTAA
- a CDS encoding HPr family phosphocarrier protein encodes MVEKKIVVVNETGLHARPAAALVQFVKNIEGTVELVKDGKVANAKSIFSVMSLGISKDTEILVRVTGENEEENCDKVVEFIGSLTD; translated from the coding sequence ATGGTAGAAAAGAAGATTGTTGTAGTAAATGAAACAGGGTTACACGCAAGACCGGCAGCAGCTTTGGTACAATTTGTAAAAAATATTGAAGGAACAGTTGAACTTGTAAAAGATGGAAAGGTGGCAAATGCTAAGAGTATATTTAGTGTAATGTCATTAGGTATTTCTAAGGATACAGAAATATTAGTTAGAGTAACAGGGGAAAATGAAGAAGAAAATTGTGATAAAGTTGTTGAATTTATTGGTAGTTTAACAGACTAA
- a CDS encoding metal ABC transporter substrate-binding protein — protein MKKVILGLVLVFSIILVGCAGNNKNTSGEKKLKVVASFFPPYDLAKKIGGDKIKLRNLTQTGDAHSYEPNIQDMQDIHNSDLLIINGAGFEGWADQVIESQSDLKVLNLSKGMELIKVSDVDSKSKNENDNKVDYDPHTWMNPSYTIKMLKKIKDKFVELDPKNKDFYENNYKKYNEEFLKLIKEHDELLAKYKGKSFVAPHAAFNYVTGGVLNQVAIEGINSVSEPNAARLKEIVEEMKKNNISTVFYEYKKSDKIAKAIANEIGGDVKPISTLEVITQQDIDNGDDYISLMKMNYKNLADSFEKQKN, from the coding sequence ATGAAAAAAGTAATTTTAGGATTAGTTCTAGTATTTTCAATTATTTTAGTAGGTTGTGCTGGGAATAATAAAAATACATCTGGAGAAAAAAAGTTAAAAGTAGTAGCCTCATTTTTTCCTCCATATGATTTAGCTAAAAAAATTGGTGGAGATAAAATAAAATTAAGAAATTTAACTCAAACAGGGGACGCACATTCTTATGAACCAAATATACAGGATATGCAAGATATACATAATTCCGACTTATTGATAATAAATGGTGCAGGATTTGAAGGATGGGCAGACCAAGTTATAGAAAGTCAAAGTGATTTAAAAGTTTTAAATTTATCAAAAGGTATGGAATTAATTAAAGTTTCAGATGTGGATTCAAAATCGAAAAACGAAAATGATAATAAAGTTGATTATGATCCGCATACTTGGATGAATCCTAGTTATACAATTAAAATGTTGAAAAAAATTAAAGATAAATTTGTAGAATTAGATCCTAAAAATAAAGATTTTTATGAAAATAACTATAAAAAATATAATGAAGAATTTTTAAAATTAATAAAAGAACATGATGAATTATTGGCTAAATATAAAGGAAAATCTTTTGTAGCACCTCACGCTGCGTTTAATTATGTTACCGGAGGGGTATTAAATCAAGTAGCTATTGAAGGAATTAATTCTGTATCTGAACCAAATGCAGCAAGATTGAAAGAAATAGTTGAAGAAATGAAAAAAAATAATATTAGTACTGTATTTTACGAATATAAAAAGAGTGATAAAATTGCAAAAGCTATTGCTAATGAAATCGGTGGAGATGTTAAACCTATATCCACTTTAGAAGTAATAACACAGCAAGATATAGATAATGGAGATGATTATATTAGCTTAATGAAGATGAATTATAAAAATTTAGCAGATTCATTTGAAAAACAAAAAAACTGA
- a CDS encoding LacI family DNA-binding transcriptional regulator: MSRKPTMEDVKNLAGVSISTVSRVINGTRKVSPDKTEAVNKAIAKLGYKPNELARSLVMKRSNTLGIILDDIGYSYMAQYLRGIDEIGKMYKYDILLYSTFGSFEIQKKAVDFLSSKQVEGIIVISEKINNEILYLIKEHDIPYMLLDTFYSPDEFKTVSIDFKKAMSDMTEYMIDNGHENIAYLREKTAFHSSESKESGYIESTEKHKLDNWVFGVNEDTVEAGYKFLEKNYNKLKKNDITAIIAESDNLAVGLMHYCYDNNINIPEDFSISGFGNSDISELIKPSLTTVRLPYYDIGAIAVRVLVKILRDKEEFNESINLNHEIMKRETIKKIK; this comes from the coding sequence ATGTCTAGAAAACCTACTATGGAGGATGTTAAAAATCTTGCGGGAGTTTCTATTTCTACAGTATCTAGAGTAATCAATGGTACAAGAAAAGTTTCACCCGATAAAACTGAAGCGGTTAATAAAGCTATAGCAAAACTTGGTTATAAGCCAAATGAATTAGCTAGATCTCTAGTTATGAAAAGATCAAACACTCTTGGTATTATACTTGATGATATCGGGTATAGCTATATGGCACAATACTTAAGAGGTATTGATGAAATAGGTAAAATGTACAAATATGATATACTTTTGTATTCTACATTTGGTAGTTTTGAAATTCAAAAGAAAGCTGTAGACTTCTTATCCTCGAAACAAGTTGAAGGAATTATTGTAATATCTGAAAAAATAAATAATGAAATTTTATATTTAATAAAAGAACATGATATTCCATATATGTTATTAGATACTTTCTATAGTCCTGATGAATTTAAGACTGTAAGTATAGACTTTAAGAAAGCAATGAGTGATATGACAGAATACATGATTGATAACGGTCATGAAAATATTGCATATTTAAGAGAAAAGACAGCATTTCATTCTTCAGAATCAAAAGAAAGTGGATATATTGAATCTACAGAAAAACATAAATTAGATAATTGGGTATTTGGTGTTAATGAAGATACGGTTGAAGCCGGGTATAAGTTTTTAGAAAAAAATTATAATAAGCTTAAGAAAAATGATATTACGGCAATAATTGCTGAAAGTGACAACCTAGCTGTTGGGTTAATGCACTATTGCTATGATAATAATATAAATATTCCAGAAGATTTTTCAATATCAGGATTTGGAAATAGCGATATTTCTGAATTAATTAAACCATCATTAACGACAGTAAGGTTACCTTATTACGATATAGGTGCAATTGCTGTAAGAGTATTGGTTAAAATATTGAGAGATAAAGAAGAATTTAATGAATCAATTAATTTAAATCATGAAATCATGAAGAGAGAAACTATCAAAAAAATTAAATAG
- a CDS encoding metal ABC transporter ATP-binding protein yields the protein MNIIEIKDLSFSYEKTEVLSNINFNIKENEFICLMGNNGSGKSTLLKILIGELKNYTGSIKIFNKELNTFNEWSKIGYVPQVDRNNITNFPISVREMILLNFYYDFNLFNLPKKRHLKLVEEVLHSFKIEHLADKNFNELSGGQKQRVMIAKAMVHSPELLIFDEPTVGVDAESKKVFYELIDHLHKFHNITIILVTHELDFSDKLIDRKLILKEKEIKEYV from the coding sequence ATGAATATAATAGAAATAAAAGATTTAAGTTTCAGTTATGAGAAAACTGAAGTTTTAAGCAATATAAATTTTAATATTAAGGAAAATGAATTTATATGTTTAATGGGAAATAATGGTAGTGGTAAATCTACTTTATTGAAAATTTTAATTGGTGAACTAAAAAATTATACAGGGAGTATTAAAATATTCAACAAAGAATTAAACACATTTAATGAATGGAGCAAAATTGGATATGTCCCTCAAGTTGACAGAAATAATATAACAAATTTTCCAATCTCTGTTAGAGAGATGATTTTATTAAATTTTTATTATGATTTTAATTTATTCAATTTACCAAAGAAAAGACATTTGAAATTAGTTGAGGAAGTATTACATTCATTTAAAATTGAACATTTGGCTGATAAAAATTTTAATGAATTAAGTGGTGGTCAAAAGCAAAGAGTAATGATTGCAAAAGCAATGGTACACAGTCCGGAATTATTAATTTTTGACGAACCTACTGTAGGGGTAGATGCGGAAAGTAAGAAAGTATTTTATGAATTAATAGATCATTTGCATAAATTTCATAATATTACAATAATATTAGTAACACATGAGTTAGATTTTTCAGATAAATTAATTGATAGAAAACTTATATTAAAAGAGAAAGAGATTAAAGAATATGTTTAG